In Methylomonas sp. ZR1, one DNA window encodes the following:
- a CDS encoding transketolase: protein MNSEPLDLRAKAHWVWRETLAIHRRAPETRLASSLSAVEIFVALYYGGVLRFDASQPLAAHRDRCVISKGHGSICMYPILADLGFFSKDELLRVCHSGGFLGGIPDPVIPGYETVNGSLGHGLGVATGMALGLKRLDSDRQVFVVSGDGELHEGANWEAAMFASQHRLDNLNLVIDDNGISMLGYTDDIVSHHSLSERLTAFGWDCRRVDGHDVLAVQAGLLEMKATTAGKPKALIAKTLKGRGVPGLENAPLSHILNPKPELIDSLLEQLP, encoded by the coding sequence TTGAATTCCGAACCCCTTGATTTACGCGCCAAGGCCCATTGGGTCTGGAGAGAGACGCTAGCGATTCACCGTCGCGCGCCCGAGACTCGGTTGGCTTCGTCGCTATCAGCCGTTGAAATTTTCGTCGCCTTGTATTACGGAGGCGTCTTGCGTTTCGATGCCTCTCAGCCATTGGCGGCGCATCGTGACCGTTGCGTGATCAGTAAGGGCCACGGTTCAATTTGCATGTATCCGATTTTGGCCGATCTCGGTTTTTTTTCGAAAGATGAATTGTTGCGAGTTTGCCATAGCGGCGGTTTTTTGGGCGGTATTCCCGATCCGGTGATTCCCGGTTATGAGACCGTCAACGGTTCGCTCGGTCATGGTCTGGGCGTAGCCACCGGTATGGCTCTGGGCTTGAAGCGGCTCGACAGTGATCGACAAGTGTTCGTTGTGTCGGGCGACGGTGAATTGCACGAAGGCGCCAATTGGGAGGCAGCGATGTTTGCCTCTCAGCACAGGCTCGACAATCTGAATCTCGTCATCGACGACAACGGTATCAGCATGCTCGGCTATACCGATGACATCGTCAGCCACCATTCGCTAAGCGAGCGCTTAACCGCGTTTGGCTGGGATTGCCGCCGAGTCGATGGTCACGATGTGTTGGCTGTGCAGGCTGGCTTGTTGGAGATGAAGGCGACGACGGCTGGTAAACCGAAAGCACTGATCGCCAAAACCTTGAAAGGTCGCGGTGTGCCGGGTTTGGAGAATGCGCCTTTGTCCCACATTCTTAATCCCAAGCCGGAATTAATTGACAGTCTACTGGAGCAATTGCCATGA
- a CDS encoding SIS domain-containing protein gives MDIVSRIRINVQASIDAKISLLADTEALTEFGAAVEAVIACYRNGGRIYIAGNGGSAADAQHLAAEFVSKLARERDALPAEALTVDSSILTAIGNDYGFEHVFSRQLAGKACGNDIFLGISTSGQSPNILQALAQCRAMSIPSIVFCGRDGGKARELAMYAVVVPGTATSTIQELHIVLAHTLCECVEAAIFGE, from the coding sequence GTGGATATAGTTTCGCGCATCAGGATCAATGTTCAAGCCTCGATTGATGCCAAGATCAGTCTATTGGCGGATACCGAGGCTTTAACCGAATTCGGCGCAGCGGTGGAAGCCGTCATTGCCTGTTATCGCAACGGTGGCCGCATTTATATCGCCGGTAACGGCGGCTCGGCGGCCGATGCTCAGCATTTGGCGGCGGAGTTTGTCAGTAAACTAGCGCGGGAACGTGACGCTTTGCCCGCAGAAGCCCTGACTGTCGATAGTTCCATCCTGACCGCAATCGGCAACGACTACGGATTTGAACACGTATTTTCCAGGCAGCTGGCCGGTAAAGCCTGCGGCAACGACATCTTTTTAGGCATCAGCACGTCGGGCCAGTCGCCGAACATCTTGCAAGCGCTGGCGCAATGCCGCGCTATGTCGATACCCAGCATCGTATTTTGCGGCCGCGATGGCGGCAAAGCGCGCGAACTTGCGATGTATGCAGTAGTCGTTCCGGGAACTGCGACCAGCACTATTCAGGAATTACACATAGTCCTGGCGCATACGCTGTGCGAGTGCGTCGAAGCGGCAATCTTTGGCGAATGA
- a CDS encoding DegT/DnrJ/EryC1/StrS aminotransferase family protein: MKFPLMRNNILREDLDAVIEHLKQDDPILTHGVNVRAFEAEWSEWLGVKYSVFLNSGASANLLTMAVLKIRHPEGGEVIVPPLAWVSDVASVLQNGFTPIFADINPATLAMDTQQILSKITDKTRAVFLTHVQGFDGLTDELVAELERRHIPLIEDVCESHGARHNGKLLGSIGWISNFSYYYAHHMSTIEGGMVCTNDPEVYQQVRMLRSHGMVREATDNDLKARYIDENPQLNPDFIFAYPAYNTRNTEIGGIMGRSQLKRLDMIVQRRTENLLRFLDKIDASKYRTDFKLEGSSNYAFNLILKEADDNLVQRVMKKMRESGIEFRRGSAGGGNQIRQPYLRGIVPEGHHLEYPNTEHVHFYGFYIGNFPDLSSAEVDELCALLNAV, encoded by the coding sequence ATGAAATTCCCCCTGATGCGTAACAACATTCTGCGCGAAGATCTCGACGCAGTGATCGAACATCTCAAACAAGACGATCCGATTTTGACTCATGGTGTGAACGTGCGCGCGTTCGAGGCCGAGTGGTCGGAGTGGCTGGGCGTGAAATACAGTGTTTTCCTGAATTCCGGTGCATCGGCCAACCTGCTGACCATGGCGGTGTTGAAAATACGCCACCCCGAAGGCGGCGAAGTCATCGTGCCGCCGCTGGCCTGGGTATCCGATGTCGCATCGGTGTTGCAGAACGGCTTTACCCCGATATTTGCCGACATCAATCCGGCGACGCTGGCGATGGATACGCAACAAATTCTGAGTAAGATTACCGATAAAACCCGCGCCGTATTTCTGACTCACGTCCAAGGTTTCGATGGCCTGACCGACGAACTGGTCGCGGAACTCGAACGCCGCCACATTCCGTTGATCGAAGATGTCTGCGAATCGCACGGAGCCCGGCATAACGGTAAATTGCTGGGTAGTATCGGCTGGATTTCCAATTTTTCCTATTACTACGCCCACCACATGAGCACCATTGAGGGCGGCATGGTTTGCACCAACGACCCCGAGGTCTACCAGCAAGTGCGCATGTTGCGTTCGCACGGCATGGTGCGCGAGGCGACCGACAATGATTTGAAGGCACGCTACATCGACGAAAATCCGCAGCTCAACCCGGATTTTATTTTTGCCTATCCGGCCTATAACACCCGTAATACCGAAATCGGCGGCATAATGGGCCGTAGCCAACTCAAACGCCTCGATATGATCGTACAACGGCGTACCGAAAATTTGCTGCGCTTTCTCGATAAAATTGATGCGTCCAAATACCGCACCGATTTCAAACTTGAGGGGTCGAGCAATTACGCTTTTAATCTGATCCTCAAAGAGGCCGACGATAATTTGGTTCAACGAGTGATGAAAAAAATGCGCGAATCCGGCATCGAATTCCGCCGAGGTAGCGCCGGCGGCGGCAACCAGATCCGTCAGCCGTATTTGCGCGGCATCGTGCCGGAAGGCCATCATCTGGAATATCCGAATACCGAACACGTTCATTTTTACGGTTTTTACATCGGCAATTTCCCCGACTTGAGCTCTGCCGAAGTCGACGAACTGTGCGCGTTGCTCAACGCGGTTTGA
- a CDS encoding nucleotidyltransferase family protein, with protein sequence MTTAIVLAGGLGTRLRDAVPDLPKPMAPINGRPFLEFLFEYWRTQGVERFILSVGYRSDAITDYFGENYRGAMIEYVLEQTPLGTGGGVLLAARNIPARERFLLLNGDTFFAVDLEQLMCFAQRNDADCCFSLFRSNEEGRYMALEVADDGRIESLQSGKGGIGSLANGGVYCLRRSALLEEQFTPNAKWSLEDDIFPAALTAGRRLTGIEFPGTFIDIGIPDDYARAAQVLNQEAAWI encoded by the coding sequence GTGACCACGGCAATTGTTCTGGCAGGCGGCTTGGGCACTCGTTTGCGTGACGCGGTACCCGATTTGCCGAAACCGATGGCCCCAATTAATGGTCGGCCGTTTCTCGAATTTTTATTCGAGTATTGGCGTACCCAGGGTGTGGAGCGTTTCATTCTATCGGTTGGCTACCGTTCGGATGCAATCACTGATTACTTCGGTGAGAATTACCGTGGTGCGATGATCGAATACGTGCTCGAACAAACTCCTCTGGGTACCGGTGGGGGGGTGCTGTTAGCCGCACGCAACATCCCGGCCCGCGAACGTTTTCTGTTGCTCAACGGCGATACTTTCTTCGCTGTGGATTTGGAGCAGTTAATGTGTTTCGCACAACGTAACGACGCGGATTGCTGTTTTTCGTTGTTTCGTTCCAACGAAGAAGGCCGCTATATGGCGCTGGAAGTAGCGGACGACGGGCGCATCGAGTCCTTGCAGTCAGGTAAGGGCGGCATCGGCAGTTTGGCCAACGGCGGCGTGTATTGCCTGCGCCGTAGCGCATTGTTGGAAGAACAATTTACGCCAAACGCCAAATGGTCTCTCGAAGACGATATTTTTCCGGCGGCTTTGACGGCCGGTCGGCGTTTAACCGGTATAGAGTTTCCGGGCACTTTCATCGACATTGGCATTCCAGACGATTACGCACGCGCCGCGCAAGTGTTGAACCAGGAGGCAGCGTGGATATAG
- a CDS encoding radical SAM protein, which yields MDVLFINPDSSTKAYQDLAKTYSAIEPPTWALLLAESCRSKGFDVALMDCDAERLTLEQSVQRIDELNPRLVVFVVYGQNPNSGTTSMIGALALASAFKDAAGNQTPIAFVGSHTSALPLDVLAHECVDIVLLNEGVYALHNLLKGNLKSDLAHVKGIGYKQSSSALPVLNPPQSVVPQERMDEDLPGYAWDLLPYREKPLDLYRAHFWHAEFSHDKRTPFAAIYTSLGCNFGCDFCMINIVNRSDNGAGIDASHSRGMRFWSPAWVIREMEKLATLGVRTLRISDEMFFLNRKYYEPILQNVVDRGFDFNMWTYSRVDTVRRDALDLFKRAGVNWLALGIEAGNQMVRQEVSKGSFKEVNIRDVCDTIGDAGISIISNYIFGFPDDTLETMQQTLDLAIELNTEMANMYPCQALPGSPMYHIAKRNGWKLPETYEGFAFLSYECEPLPTKYLRSEDVLRFRDQAWQTYFSNPAYLGLAERRFGVQERKNIEDMASIRLKRKLLGD from the coding sequence ATGGATGTATTGTTCATAAACCCCGATTCGTCTACTAAGGCTTATCAGGATCTCGCTAAAACCTATTCAGCTATCGAGCCCCCTACATGGGCACTTTTACTGGCGGAGTCATGCCGAAGCAAGGGATTTGATGTAGCCTTAATGGATTGCGACGCTGAGCGTTTGACGCTTGAACAATCGGTTCAGCGCATTGATGAGCTCAACCCCCGTTTGGTAGTGTTTGTTGTTTACGGGCAAAACCCCAATTCCGGAACAACCAGTATGATCGGCGCATTGGCCTTGGCTAGCGCGTTTAAGGATGCTGCTGGTAATCAAACGCCGATTGCCTTTGTTGGGTCGCATACGAGCGCTTTGCCTCTAGACGTTCTGGCTCATGAGTGCGTCGATATTGTGTTGCTCAACGAAGGTGTTTACGCATTGCACAACCTGTTGAAAGGCAATCTCAAGAGCGACTTGGCGCATGTCAAGGGCATCGGCTATAAACAAAGCTCTTCGGCTTTGCCCGTGCTCAACCCACCTCAGTCCGTGGTGCCGCAGGAACGAATGGACGAAGACCTGCCGGGTTATGCCTGGGATTTGCTGCCTTACCGCGAAAAACCACTCGATCTTTATCGGGCGCATTTCTGGCATGCAGAGTTCAGCCACGACAAACGCACACCGTTCGCGGCTATTTACACCTCGCTAGGTTGCAATTTCGGTTGCGATTTCTGCATGATCAACATTGTCAATCGGTCCGATAACGGCGCCGGCATTGATGCCTCGCACTCCCGCGGCATGCGTTTCTGGTCGCCAGCCTGGGTAATTCGCGAAATGGAAAAACTGGCGACGCTTGGCGTTCGCACACTACGCATCAGCGACGAAATGTTCTTCCTCAATCGTAAGTACTACGAGCCGATACTGCAAAACGTGGTCGATAGAGGTTTCGACTTTAACATGTGGACTTATTCCCGCGTCGATACCGTCAGGCGCGATGCGCTCGATTTATTTAAACGCGCCGGCGTAAATTGGCTGGCATTGGGCATCGAGGCGGGTAATCAAATGGTGCGCCAAGAAGTTTCCAAGGGGTCGTTCAAGGAAGTCAATATCCGTGACGTGTGCGACACGATTGGCGATGCCGGCATCAGCATTATCAGCAACTATATCTTCGGCTTCCCGGATGATACGCTGGAAACGATGCAGCAAACGCTCGATCTTGCCATCGAGCTCAATACCGAGATGGCCAACATGTATCCTTGTCAGGCCTTGCCGGGCAGTCCTATGTACCATATTGCCAAACGCAACGGCTGGAAACTGCCCGAGACTTACGAAGGCTTTGCCTTCCTGTCGTATGAATGCGAACCGTTGCCGACTAAGTATTTGCGTTCGGAGGATGTGTTGCGTTTCCGTGATCAGGCATGGCAAACCTACTTTTCAAATCCCGCCTATCTCGGGCTTGCCGAGCGCCGTTTTGGCGTGCAGGAGCGCAAGAATATCGAGGACATGGCGAGCATCCGCCTTAAGCGAAAATTGTTGGGAGATTGA
- a CDS encoding transketolase family protein, producing the protein MTTKPLPMRDVLLDRIWQAMGQDAKIFFVSADFGSPILDKIRADFPSRFVNVGIAEQNLINVSAGLALEGFTVFAYAIAPFITMRCYEQIRVSLALLSEVRPINVNLIGVGAGYSYVVSGPTHQCYEDLTLMRAMPNFQVFSPADHVTAGALFERCVSATGPKYLRFDAQVLPVIYEQTAPDLRLGFHVHRRGRRICLLATGYMLHTALKVAAQQDPEHDVGVIDLVDIARFDEDSLADELAGYQGLVSLEEGFSGRGGVDAMLFDFLARRNLPLTLLNLGVNGGYRFELGTRAELHEQVGIGPEAVQRRVAAFIQSLSH; encoded by the coding sequence ATGACGACCAAGCCGCTACCGATGCGCGACGTTCTGCTTGATCGGATTTGGCAAGCGATGGGGCAGGATGCAAAAATATTTTTCGTCAGTGCGGATTTTGGTTCGCCGATACTGGATAAAATACGCGCCGATTTCCCCTCCCGGTTTGTCAACGTCGGCATCGCCGAGCAAAATTTGATCAACGTGTCTGCTGGTCTGGCGCTCGAAGGGTTTACCGTGTTTGCTTACGCGATCGCGCCGTTCATAACCATGCGCTGTTACGAACAGATTCGTGTCAGCTTGGCATTGCTGTCGGAGGTGCGGCCGATTAACGTTAATTTGATCGGCGTCGGCGCCGGGTATAGTTACGTGGTTTCCGGGCCGACGCACCAGTGCTACGAAGACTTGACCCTTATGCGCGCGATGCCGAATTTTCAGGTGTTTTCCCCCGCCGACCATGTAACCGCTGGAGCATTGTTCGAGCGCTGCGTATCGGCTACAGGCCCCAAATATTTGCGCTTTGACGCTCAGGTATTGCCGGTAATCTACGAACAAACGGCACCTGATTTGCGATTGGGTTTTCACGTTCACCGTCGAGGGCGGCGCATATGTTTGCTGGCGACCGGCTACATGTTACATACCGCGCTGAAGGTGGCGGCTCAGCAAGACCCCGAGCACGATGTCGGTGTCATCGATTTGGTGGACATTGCGCGTTTCGATGAGGATAGCTTAGCTGACGAACTCGCTGGCTATCAAGGCTTGGTCAGTTTGGAAGAAGGCTTCAGTGGCCGCGGTGGGGTTGATGCCATGCTATTCGATTTTCTGGCTCGACGGAACCTGCCTTTGACGCTGCTCAATCTGGGGGTCAATGGCGGCTACCGTTTTGAGCTGGGTACACGGGCCGAATTGCACGAACAAGTCGGCATAGGGCCGGAAGCCGTGCAACGGCGCGTTGCGGCCTTCATTCAATCACTTTCTCACTAA
- a CDS encoding ABC transporter permease, translated as MLDIVSNIMKYRSLIGALALRDLQSRYVGTMGGALWSIIQPASTVAVFYFVFSVGFKAAAPAGSPFIMWFITGLMVWFYFNETLITITGSVTGNAHLIKKTVFPTEILPFVFITAGIVPHMIFMIFVIGMQVWYDIAFSPVRLLVVYFMLCNATLLLGLGWLFSALQVFYRDIAQALSVILNVLFWLTPIVWSMELLPENYRHLLSYNPIYYIVEGYRGLLIFPEPKLPNLAETAFFWIVTISILFFGAYIFRRLKPEFADML; from the coding sequence ATGTTGGATATTGTCAGTAATATTATGAAGTATCGTTCACTAATTGGCGCACTTGCCTTGCGTGATTTGCAAAGCAGATACGTTGGGACTATGGGTGGGGCATTATGGTCTATCATCCAGCCAGCCTCTACGGTGGCGGTGTTTTATTTTGTGTTCTCGGTAGGTTTTAAAGCGGCCGCGCCCGCCGGTTCGCCTTTCATTATGTGGTTTATCACCGGACTGATGGTTTGGTTTTATTTCAATGAAACTTTGATCACCATTACCGGATCGGTGACCGGTAACGCTCATCTGATTAAGAAAACCGTTTTTCCGACCGAAATACTCCCCTTCGTATTCATCACGGCAGGTATTGTGCCGCATATGATCTTCATGATCTTTGTGATAGGAATGCAAGTTTGGTATGACATTGCATTTTCGCCGGTGCGTTTGTTGGTGGTCTATTTCATGCTGTGCAACGCCACATTGCTACTCGGTCTGGGTTGGTTGTTTTCCGCGCTACAAGTGTTTTACCGGGACATAGCGCAAGCCCTATCCGTGATATTGAATGTTCTGTTTTGGTTAACGCCGATTGTGTGGTCAATGGAACTGCTGCCGGAAAATTATCGCCATTTATTATCTTATAATCCAATTTACTATATTGTTGAAGGGTATCGTGGCTTACTTATATTTCCGGAGCCGAAATTACCAAATTTAGCTGAGACTGCTTTTTTTTGGATTGTGACAATTTCGATTCTATTTTTCGGTGCTTATATTTTTCGGCGGCTTAAGCCTGAGTTTGCCGATATGCTTTGA
- a CDS encoding NAD(P)-dependent oxidoreductase: MSYNILVTGGAGYLGSTMVPDLLAAGHKVTVLDNFMFKQSSLNHVCHHPNFSVVKGDIRLEKNVAPLLKNADIVIPLAALVGAPLCNLDPIGATTTNHDAITLMLKLLAKDQIVLMPTTNSAYGTGDENNFCTEESPLRPISQYAIEKVKIEQELMQRENAISFRLATVFGMSPRMRVDLLVNDFTYRAVNDRFVVLFEGYFKRNYVHVRDVSRAFQHAIANYDAMKGQIYNVGLSEANVSKKELCETIKKQIPDFVFIDAPVGKDPDQRNYIVSNAKIEATGYKTSVSLDAGIAELIKGFTMIKNSMYGNV, translated from the coding sequence ATGAGTTACAACATTTTAGTGACCGGCGGTGCCGGCTATCTGGGTTCTACCATGGTACCCGACTTGCTGGCGGCGGGACATAAAGTTACGGTGCTCGACAACTTCATGTTCAAGCAAAGCAGTTTGAACCACGTCTGCCACCACCCGAATTTCTCGGTCGTAAAGGGTGACATCCGCTTGGAAAAAAATGTCGCACCATTGCTTAAAAATGCCGATATTGTGATTCCGTTGGCTGCGCTGGTGGGGGCGCCGCTGTGCAATCTGGATCCAATCGGCGCAACCACTACCAACCACGACGCGATAACGCTGATGCTGAAGTTGTTGGCCAAGGATCAAATCGTGTTGATGCCGACCACGAACAGCGCTTACGGCACCGGCGATGAAAACAACTTTTGTACCGAGGAGTCACCGTTGCGTCCGATTTCGCAATATGCAATCGAAAAGGTCAAAATCGAACAGGAATTGATGCAGCGCGAAAACGCAATCAGCTTCCGTTTGGCGACCGTATTTGGCATGTCGCCAAGGATGCGCGTTGATTTGCTGGTTAACGACTTTACCTATCGCGCTGTCAACGACCGTTTTGTCGTGCTGTTCGAAGGTTATTTCAAACGCAATTACGTACACGTGCGTGACGTTTCAAGGGCTTTCCAGCATGCGATTGCCAATTATGACGCGATGAAGGGCCAGATTTACAATGTGGGGCTCTCCGAAGCCAATGTGTCTAAAAAGGAATTGTGCGAAACAATCAAAAAACAGATACCCGACTTCGTGTTTATCGACGCACCGGTCGGTAAAGATCCCGATCAGCGCAACTACATCGTCTCCAATGCAAAAATTGAGGCAACCGGCTATAAAACTTCTGTCAGCCTTGATGCTGGTATTGCTGAATTGATCAAAGGTTTCACGATGATCAAGAACTCGATGTACGGCAACGTTTGA
- a CDS encoding kinase, with amino-acid sequence MIITRTPFRISFFGGGTDYPGWYREHGGAVLSTSIDKYCYISCRRLPPFFDHKHRIVYSLIENVKHNDEIQHPAVRAVLNWANVAEGLEIHHDGDLPARSGLGSSSSFTVGLLNALQALQGRMTNKDELASDAIHIEQNLIGENVGSQDQVSAAFGGFNRIEFHTNDTFDVAPLILPQQRQQELRQHLMLCFTGFSRIASEVAKSKIDNLKNREKELKLMRAMVDEAIALLQDGREPIESFGKLLDASWHYKRSLSERVSTPEIDEIYNAAMDAGAIGGKILGAGGGGFLLLFAKPEKQAVIRERLNNLIHVPFNFEDSGSRVVLYQPNGL; translated from the coding sequence TTGATTATCACCAGAACCCCGTTCAGGATTTCGTTTTTTGGGGGGGGCACCGATTACCCGGGTTGGTATCGCGAGCATGGCGGCGCCGTGCTGTCGACCTCCATCGATAAATATTGCTACATCAGTTGCCGTCGCCTGCCGCCGTTTTTCGACCATAAACACCGCATCGTCTATTCCTTGATCGAAAACGTCAAACATAACGACGAAATTCAACATCCCGCGGTGCGCGCGGTGCTTAACTGGGCAAATGTTGCAGAAGGCCTGGAAATTCATCACGATGGCGACCTGCCTGCTCGTTCCGGTTTGGGTTCCAGTTCGTCGTTTACCGTGGGCTTATTGAACGCCTTGCAAGCCTTGCAAGGGCGAATGACCAACAAGGATGAATTGGCTAGCGATGCGATTCACATCGAACAAAACTTGATTGGTGAGAATGTCGGCTCCCAGGATCAAGTGTCCGCCGCCTTCGGTGGCTTCAACCGGATTGAGTTTCATACCAATGATACCTTCGACGTTGCACCGTTGATTCTGCCGCAACAGCGCCAACAAGAGCTCCGTCAACATTTGATGCTGTGCTTTACCGGCTTCTCGCGTATCGCCTCCGAAGTCGCGAAGTCGAAAATCGACAATTTGAAAAATCGCGAAAAAGAGCTGAAGTTGATGCGGGCAATGGTTGACGAGGCTATTGCATTGCTGCAGGACGGCCGCGAACCCATCGAATCCTTTGGTAAGCTGTTGGATGCCAGTTGGCATTACAAACGTAGCTTGTCCGAGCGGGTGTCCACCCCAGAGATCGACGAAATATACAATGCGGCCATGGACGCTGGCGCCATCGGCGGCAAAATTTTGGGCGCGGGGGGCGGTGGTTTCTTATTGTTGTTTGCTAAACCGGAGAAACAGGCCGTGATTCGCGAACGGCTCAACAACTTGATTCACGTGCCGTTCAATTTCGAAGACTCCGGCAGCCGAGTGGTTCTCTACCAACCCAACGGACTTTAA
- a CDS encoding ABC transporter ATP-binding protein, producing MESLPAISVCNVSKKFRLFSSPKQRLIEAIHPFRKQYHKEFWALRNISFDVHRGEIFGILGRNGSGKSTLLQIICAVMQATGGEVKSSGRISALLELGAGFNPEFTGRENVILNGAIQGFSKQEMQERIDDIEAFADIGEFFDQPVKLYSSGMFVRVAFAAAIHIDPEILVVDEALSVGDSKFQHRCFQRIRNFMEQGKTILVVSHSTDTLLRICNRGVVLDRGELVHIGPIAGAVNHYQKLLFGEAQNISKNNGKRKKEMVKGMSEMPKKERADKTDKIPLKPTYNRHETRMGSGKARIVDFDLVVDGELNPPEIASHANCELIVKLVGNEFVQLSVGFAIVSLEGTYVFGTNLAMMGHPPAQIEADGYAVLRFHWQAHLTGGEYFLNLGCNEFVDGQDSFVDVRRSVARLKFSDTPQSVGFVDLQVVPELVAVEIPDEQVV from the coding sequence ATGGAGTCGTTGCCCGCAATATCAGTTTGCAACGTTAGTAAGAAATTCAGATTGTTTTCTTCTCCGAAGCAACGGTTAATTGAGGCTATTCATCCATTCCGTAAGCAGTACCACAAAGAGTTTTGGGCGCTGAGGAATATTAGTTTCGATGTGCATCGCGGGGAAATCTTCGGTATTTTGGGGCGTAACGGTTCAGGCAAGTCGACGTTATTGCAAATCATCTGCGCAGTGATGCAGGCTACCGGAGGAGAGGTTAAGTCGAGCGGCAGAATTTCCGCATTACTGGAGTTGGGAGCTGGTTTCAATCCCGAATTCACCGGGCGTGAAAATGTCATTTTAAATGGTGCCATTCAAGGTTTTTCGAAACAGGAAATGCAAGAGCGTATCGACGATATCGAAGCATTTGCCGACATCGGCGAATTCTTTGATCAGCCGGTTAAGCTTTATTCTTCTGGAATGTTTGTCCGGGTTGCATTTGCGGCCGCGATTCATATAGACCCCGAAATCCTTGTCGTCGACGAGGCGCTGAGCGTTGGTGATTCCAAATTCCAACACCGTTGTTTCCAACGCATCCGAAACTTCATGGAGCAAGGCAAGACTATTTTGGTTGTCTCGCACAGTACGGACACCCTGTTAAGGATTTGCAACCGTGGCGTCGTTTTGGATCGGGGAGAGTTGGTACACATCGGCCCGATCGCTGGTGCTGTCAATCACTACCAAAAGTTGTTGTTCGGAGAGGCTCAAAACATATCGAAGAACAACGGTAAGCGAAAGAAGGAAATGGTCAAGGGAATGTCGGAGATGCCCAAAAAGGAAAGGGCGGACAAAACCGATAAAATCCCCTTAAAACCTACCTATAACCGCCACGAAACCCGAATGGGCTCGGGTAAGGCCCGGATTGTCGATTTCGATCTGGTGGTCGATGGTGAATTGAATCCTCCCGAGATTGCCTCGCATGCCAATTGCGAGTTGATTGTCAAATTAGTCGGCAACGAGTTCGTGCAACTCTCGGTTGGTTTTGCCATCGTCTCGCTAGAAGGCACTTATGTTTTTGGCACTAACCTGGCAATGATGGGACATCCTCCCGCTCAAATCGAAGCTGACGGCTATGCGGTGTTAAGATTCCATTGGCAAGCGCATCTTACCGGGGGCGAATATTTTCTCAATCTCGGTTGTAACGAATTTGTCGATGGGCAAGATAGTTTTGTCGATGTGCGACGCTCGGTGGCACGATTGAAATTTTCGGATACACCGCAGTCGGTCGGTTTTGTTGACCTTCAGGTCGTACCTGAATTAGTGGCTGTAGAGATTCCGGATGAGCAGGTAGTTTAA
- a CDS encoding NUDIX hydrolase codes for MQHENNVKDENFRIELLGRQEVFENTLFRVYADHVVDSHGNEVPRYLSVVPRCLVEGSVAGVAVLPVARHCIGLIRVLRHPLQRWSWEVVKGHGEPGESPAASAERELMEETGLVLLDGGLSDMGALSPEAGVIQARSRLFAASVDAGATAKFEPEFGHGELQFFDRSKVLQMIAEGEIEDASSLVLVYKWLMTHDFNV; via the coding sequence ATGCAACACGAAAATAACGTAAAGGACGAAAACTTTCGGATCGAACTTTTGGGGCGGCAAGAGGTATTCGAAAATACGTTATTTCGGGTTTATGCCGATCACGTCGTCGATTCTCACGGCAACGAAGTGCCGCGCTATCTGAGCGTCGTACCTCGCTGCTTAGTCGAGGGCTCTGTCGCTGGCGTTGCTGTACTTCCGGTTGCAAGGCACTGTATTGGCTTGATCCGAGTGTTAAGACATCCCTTGCAGCGCTGGTCTTGGGAAGTGGTCAAGGGGCATGGGGAGCCCGGCGAAAGCCCCGCCGCCTCAGCGGAACGCGAGCTGATGGAAGAGACGGGGTTGGTGCTATTGGACGGTGGTTTGAGCGATATGGGGGCGCTGTCGCCGGAAGCAGGCGTTATCCAGGCTCGCTCTCGGCTGTTTGCCGCTTCGGTCGATGCCGGTGCAACCGCCAAGTTCGAACCGGAGTTCGGTCACGGCGAGCTTCAATTTTTCGACCGATCTAAGGTATTACAAATGATTGCCGAGGGTGAAATCGAAGACGCCAGTTCGTTGGTGCTGGTTTACAAATGGTTGATGACGCATGATTTCAATGTTTGA